Proteins encoded together in one Triticum dicoccoides isolate Atlit2015 ecotype Zavitan chromosome 7B, WEW_v2.0, whole genome shotgun sequence window:
- the LOC119337947 gene encoding SNW/SKI-interacting protein-like has protein sequence MESASKIACSFPRDAEADAITVEEAIATLTKADMEELMLRVRRLYAMLDGTNIHRRKRVRTTFAKYDPARQSTAFNSGPAEMPFDPLAQHKRRFSRRLPRPSRSRPVPVRSSPPRPFPRRDQDEVPPCIDNRKNPNKRQPASSGGVGTLDDQIYRNFARLAEALDAAEEAFLLRNKPDKGSSGIAPGRAAAGKRERPVDFDFDEPEQSDDPFNLDQFMSKFACLGMEDFNLDELLGSMLHIR, from the exons ATGGAATCCGCATCAAAGATCGCGTGCTCCTTCCCCCGCGACGCCGAGGCCGACGCCATCACCGTCGAGGAGGCCATTGCCACCCTGACTAAAGCCGACATGGAGGAGTTGATGCTCCGCGTCCGCCGCTTATATGCCATGCTGGACGGCACGAACATCCACCGGCGCAAGCGTGTCCGCACGACCTTCGCCAAGTACGATCCAGCACGGCAGTCCACGGCGTTTAACTCAGGACCGGCGGAGATGCCGTTCGACCCACTGGCGCAGCACAAGCGCAGGTTCAGCCGGCGGCTGCCTCGCCCATCCCGGTCGCGGCCGGTGCCGGTGCGGAGCTCGCCGCCCCGGCCGTTCCCGCGGAGGGACCAAGACGAGGTCCCGCCCTGCATTGACAACCGGAAGAACCCCAACAAGCGGCAACCGGCGTCGTCGGGTGGCGTTGGGACGCTGGACGATCAGATATACCGCAACTTCGCGAGGCTCGCCGAGGCGCTGGACGCCGCGGAGGAGGCCTTCCTGCTACGGAACAAACCGGACAAGGGGTCCTCCGGCATTGCACCTGGACGGGCTGCGGCCGGCAAGAGGGAGAGGCCGGTCGACTTCGACTTCGACGAGCCGGAGCAGAGCGACGACCCCTTCAACCTCGATCAGTTCATGTCCAAG TTTGCTTGTTTAGGCATGGAAGATTTCAATCTGGACGAACTGCTAGGATCGATGCTACATATCCGATAG
- the LOC119337322 gene encoding KAT8 regulatory NSL complex subunit 3-like, whose translation MARKRRRADQSTPAPPPPLRTKSSQRKPVVVFAHGAGAPSSSDWMTRWKEMVKEALDAVEAVTFDYPYMSGGKRRPPPKADKLVDHHLSVVKNAVAEHPGHPLVLMGKSMGSRVSCMVASSDDISVSAVICLGYPLKGAKGALRDEILLKLMVPTMFVQGNKDGLCPLDKLELTRKKMTCKNELHVVDGGDHSFKVSQKYQKSAGISQHDVELEAVKAIAQFVQKSIAESLT comes from the exons ATGGCTCGCAAGCGCCGCCGCGCGGACCAGAGCACGCCGGCGCCACCTCCGCCCCTCCGGACTAAATCGTCTCAGCGGAAACCCGTGGTCGTCTTCGCCCACGGCGccggcgccccctcctcctctgATTGGATGACCCG CTGGAAGGAGATGGTGAAAGAAGCCCTGGATGCCGTTGAAGCAGTGACATTTGACTATCCAT ATATGTCGGGTGGTAAGCGGAGGCCTCCCCCAAAGGCGGACAAGCTCGTCGATCATCATCTCAGTGTGGTGAAGAATGCTGTAGCAGAGCATCCTGGTCACCCGCTTGTTCTTATGGGGAAGTCTATGGGTTCGAG GGTCAGCTGCATGGTAGCTAGCTCCGATGATATCAGTGTTTCTGCAGTCATTTGCTTGGGTTATCCATTGAAG GGAGCGAAAGGGGCACTGAGGGACGAGATACTACTAAAGCTGATGGTTCCAACAATGTTTGTGCAG GGCAACAAAGATGGCCTATGCCCCTTGGACAAGCTTGAGTTAACTCGGAAGAAGATGACCTGCAAGAATGAACTGCATGTTGTTGATGGTGGTGACCACTCTTTCAAAGTcagccaaaaataccaaaaatctgcTGGAATAAGTCAACATGATGTTGAATTAGAAGCTGTTAAAGCAATTGCACAGTTCGTCCAGAAGTCCATCGCAGAAAGCTTAACCTAG